The following proteins are encoded in a genomic region of Corynebacterium atypicum:
- a CDS encoding siderophore-interacting protein: MSTTHPPRTLLEVTVSRVEDLAANLRRVTFFSPELGAHKLSGPDEYFGLVMPRLGQPWRPFEVAGLANLRAAVAAIPRPERPELRWYTVRRHRRRDFVIDADIVTHGDEGPGSAWISRVRPGQAASLWLCEALWRPGLPQTLVADATAAPALWHLCEQLDARHPEALAEMSAVVLHSRDGELEPGQVERWAPRLGCFERIRCPANTAPDNALAVLNSWRAEERLAPETLWVSGEGGLAKAVRGLAVQKWGLAKDAVVWVPYWFQGRARP, translated from the coding sequence TTGAGCACCACACACCCGCCCCGCACCCTGCTGGAAGTAACCGTCAGCCGGGTGGAGGATCTCGCGGCGAACCTACGCCGGGTGACCTTCTTTTCCCCCGAACTCGGCGCGCACAAGCTCAGTGGCCCCGACGAGTACTTCGGGCTCGTCATGCCTCGACTCGGCCAGCCGTGGCGCCCCTTCGAAGTAGCGGGGCTGGCTAACTTGCGCGCCGCCGTCGCCGCGATTCCACGCCCCGAGCGCCCCGAGCTGCGGTGGTATACCGTGCGCCGGCACCGCCGACGCGACTTCGTCATCGACGCCGACATCGTCACCCACGGCGACGAGGGCCCAGGTTCGGCCTGGATCAGCAGGGTCCGGCCGGGGCAGGCCGCGAGCCTGTGGCTCTGCGAGGCGCTGTGGCGGCCAGGGCTGCCGCAGACGCTGGTTGCCGACGCCACGGCAGCCCCGGCGCTCTGGCACCTGTGCGAGCAGCTAGACGCCCGGCACCCCGAGGCGCTCGCCGAGATGAGCGCCGTCGTCCTCCACTCCCGCGACGGCGAGCTCGAGCCCGGGCAGGTAGAGCGCTGGGCGCCGCGCCTGGGCTGCTTCGAGCGGATTCGCTGCCCCGCCAACACCGCCCCGGACAACGCGCTGGCGGTGCTGAACTCGTGGCGGGCCGAAGAACGCTTAGCGCCGGAGACCCTGTGGGTCTCCGGCGAAGGCGGCCTAGCTAAGGCTGTGCGCGGGCTCGCAGTCCAAAAGTGGGGCCTGGCCAAGGACGCGGTGGTCTGGGTGCCGTACTGGTTCCAGGGCCGCGCCCGGCCCTAG
- a CDS encoding threonine/serine exporter family protein, which translates to MGVAADTVLRVGLLLMGAGTGGYRIIRAMKRAGRALGFDRLDAVISVTTITCTFHQGQRFRTVVATQDSPGVDASRIEAIETLTHRLDRKVDAAWLGARLDEIERGVVKRWSFPLLVLAAGCACASFAVLNRFAWADVAVVAVAAALGQAVRGALVGRHVRQLGAIAAAVVAACLVYWAVMGALSWLKLVDPASAASGFVASVLFVVPGFPLFSALIDLSRFDIAAGLSRLAYAVTIIAVSAFAVAMVSAPTGMHPPAHQPPASDWRWFAVATVASAVGIAGFALLFNSSRRMVLLAAGLGAVANVARLGLLAAGVSAYGAAFCGGLAIGLMGAAAAKVARLPRITVTVPAAVIMVPGPAMFASVYALNAGDMQQAVTAAATASMTVLAIGTGLVAARMLTDRDWVLGRYIDLDKPLRDQGGR; encoded by the coding sequence ATGGGGGTGGCCGCGGATACGGTGCTGCGGGTGGGCTTGCTCCTCATGGGCGCGGGCACGGGTGGGTACCGCATCATCCGCGCAATGAAGCGGGCCGGCCGCGCTTTGGGCTTTGATCGCCTGGACGCCGTGATCTCGGTGACCACGATTACGTGTACGTTCCACCAAGGCCAGCGCTTCCGCACGGTGGTCGCGACGCAGGATAGCCCCGGGGTCGATGCCTCGAGGATCGAGGCGATCGAGACCCTCACTCACCGGTTGGATCGCAAGGTGGACGCCGCCTGGTTGGGGGCGCGCCTCGACGAGATCGAGCGCGGCGTGGTCAAAAGGTGGAGTTTCCCGCTCCTCGTGCTCGCTGCCGGGTGTGCCTGCGCGAGCTTTGCCGTGCTCAATCGGTTCGCTTGGGCCGACGTCGCGGTGGTGGCGGTGGCCGCGGCGCTGGGCCAGGCGGTGCGCGGGGCGCTTGTGGGCCGGCACGTGCGTCAGCTGGGCGCCATCGCAGCGGCGGTGGTCGCCGCGTGCCTGGTGTACTGGGCGGTAATGGGGGCGCTCTCCTGGCTTAAGCTCGTGGACCCTGCCTCGGCTGCCTCTGGCTTCGTGGCGTCGGTGCTCTTCGTGGTACCGGGCTTTCCGCTATTTTCCGCGCTCATCGATCTTTCCCGGTTCGACATCGCCGCCGGGCTATCTAGGCTTGCGTATGCGGTGACTATCATCGCGGTCTCGGCCTTCGCCGTCGCGATGGTGAGCGCGCCGACGGGGATGCACCCTCCGGCGCACCAGCCCCCGGCAAGCGACTGGCGGTGGTTCGCGGTGGCCACGGTCGCGAGCGCGGTGGGAATCGCGGGCTTCGCGCTGCTGTTCAATTCCTCCCGCCGGATGGTGCTGCTGGCGGCCGGCCTGGGGGCCGTGGCGAACGTGGCGCGCTTGGGGCTTTTGGCGGCGGGCGTCTCCGCCTACGGTGCGGCCTTCTGTGGCGGTCTCGCGATCGGCCTGATGGGCGCGGCGGCGGCCAAGGTGGCGCGGTTGCCGCGAATCACCGTGACCGTTCCGGCGGCGGTGATCATGGTGCCGGGGCCGGCGATGTTCGCCTCCGTCTACGCGCTTAACGCCGGCGACATGCAGCAGGCGGTCACGGCCGCAGCCACCGCGTCGATGACGGTGCTGGCCATCGGCACCGGCTTGGTGGCCGCGCGGATGCTGACGGATCGCGATTGGGTGCTGGGCCGCTACATCGATTTGGACAAACCCTTGCGTGACCAGGGCGGCCGGTAG
- a CDS encoding iron-siderophore ABC transporter substrate-binding protein: protein MKFGFKSAVAAIAASCALLTAGCSGGSGEDSAESQGSHERVAALGLGDADTLLALGLTPVTVAPWGTEGDIDPSGVGPWSKDLLEGAQPTPIYNTAQGFTSEMLEKIAGTKPMKIVAVNQAVEPSAKEELEKIAPTTIKPDEYKNWQIPWDVQVTTIAGAVDKSDEGDKLIEKTKQAFQDFRESHPDLQGKTAAAVMPYDGKIGLYTTGDGRGQFIADLGFEIPKKLEGDGDEFFRDISPENYAELNGVDYLFVLDYNGAVEQLKNDPVFQNLDVVREGKVRYLDTDTANAMSMPNPVTIPWAIDKFEAAVKASS from the coding sequence ATGAAATTTGGCTTCAAATCCGCCGTCGCTGCCATCGCGGCGAGTTGCGCGCTCCTTACCGCGGGCTGCTCGGGCGGCTCCGGCGAGGACTCCGCCGAGTCCCAGGGCTCGCACGAACGCGTCGCGGCGCTCGGGCTCGGCGACGCGGATACGCTCCTGGCTTTGGGGCTTACCCCGGTCACCGTCGCCCCGTGGGGCACCGAGGGCGATATAGACCCCTCGGGGGTCGGACCGTGGTCCAAGGATCTTTTGGAGGGGGCGCAGCCCACCCCGATCTACAACACCGCGCAGGGGTTTACGAGCGAGATGCTCGAGAAGATCGCGGGCACCAAGCCTATGAAGATCGTCGCGGTCAACCAGGCGGTCGAGCCCTCGGCGAAAGAGGAACTGGAAAAGATCGCGCCCACCACCATCAAGCCTGATGAGTACAAAAACTGGCAGATCCCGTGGGATGTCCAGGTGACCACGATCGCAGGCGCGGTGGATAAGAGCGACGAGGGCGACAAGCTCATCGAAAAGACGAAGCAGGCTTTCCAGGATTTCCGGGAGAGCCACCCGGACTTGCAGGGTAAGACCGCGGCCGCGGTGATGCCCTACGACGGCAAGATCGGCCTGTACACCACGGGCGACGGCCGCGGGCAGTTCATCGCGGATCTCGGCTTTGAGATCCCCAAGAAGCTCGAGGGCGACGGTGACGAGTTCTTCCGCGATATCTCCCCGGAGAACTACGCAGAGCTCAACGGCGTGGACTACCTCTTTGTCCTCGACTACAACGGCGCGGTGGAGCAGCTGAAGAACGACCCGGTCTTCCAGAACCTGGACGTGGTGCGCGAGGGCAAGGTCCGTTACCTGGACACGGATACCGCCAACGCGATGAGCATGCCCAACCCGGTGACCATCCCGTGGGCGATCGATAAGTTCGAAGCCGCGGTCAAGGCCAGCTCCTAA
- a CDS encoding glycoside hydrolase family protein gives MGARAGKPVLRDVPPLPGRAISVAPGRPRCYSGSAVRDAQGRIRLFYTGNRKEPTGYRGTRRIPSINQVFVANPGGEHGGFYRKDSSNPLVSGAPPGFTGHVRDPQITRRGERWLMVLGAQREDRTAAVVTYLSSDLDHWEFSGELGIDAAAAEPGSAPVVVPGGYMWECPNLIDMVDEADGKTYQVLILCPQGLARIDEESPAGKWPLTHFANSDQCGYLVGRLELGVGTAPLFRVLRGFSELDYGYEFYAPQAIPDSLGGALLVAWMGLPGSDAAPSVADGWVHMLTLPRRLRLVHGRILQEPVVGTNHGAVAAVEPRAVMRVDVDCSSNSDAELVLSDTAGVPALRLSWHASGEVLSITRAPQAGSCAAADVWDQAGSAEREEGNRPSTEAHAQRDRLERGDTRRIASFPGRLSMLIDGPAIEIFAGNGQVAASVVAWPSPGAEWVRPRATYL, from the coding sequence TTGGGGGCACGCGCTGGTAAACCTGTCCTCCGGGACGTCCCGCCACTTCCCGGACGCGCTATATCCGTCGCGCCCGGAAGACCGCGGTGCTATTCCGGGAGCGCGGTGCGCGACGCTCAGGGGCGAATTCGCCTGTTTTATACCGGCAACCGCAAGGAGCCGACGGGGTACAGGGGCACGCGGCGTATCCCCTCAATCAACCAGGTTTTTGTTGCGAACCCCGGTGGCGAGCACGGTGGTTTCTATCGAAAAGACTCGAGTAACCCGCTGGTCTCCGGTGCGCCGCCCGGATTTACCGGGCACGTTCGTGATCCCCAGATCACGAGGCGCGGCGAGCGTTGGCTGATGGTGCTCGGCGCCCAGCGAGAAGACCGCACGGCGGCGGTAGTGACCTATCTGTCTTCGGACCTAGACCATTGGGAGTTCTCTGGGGAGTTGGGGATCGATGCGGCTGCGGCCGAACCGGGTTCGGCGCCAGTCGTGGTGCCTGGTGGCTATATGTGGGAGTGCCCGAACCTGATCGATATGGTCGACGAAGCGGACGGGAAAACTTATCAGGTGTTGATCCTGTGCCCGCAGGGGTTGGCTCGGATCGATGAGGAGAGCCCGGCAGGGAAGTGGCCGCTGACGCACTTCGCGAATTCGGACCAGTGCGGGTACCTCGTGGGCCGCCTCGAACTGGGTGTGGGTACAGCGCCGCTGTTCCGGGTGCTTCGGGGATTCAGCGAACTCGATTATGGGTACGAGTTTTATGCCCCGCAGGCTATCCCTGATTCCCTCGGGGGAGCGCTACTCGTTGCTTGGATGGGACTTCCGGGCAGCGACGCCGCCCCGTCGGTCGCTGATGGCTGGGTTCATATGCTCACCCTTCCCCGGCGCCTGCGCCTGGTCCATGGCCGTATCCTCCAGGAACCTGTAGTGGGTACAAATCACGGTGCGGTGGCCGCGGTAGAACCCCGTGCGGTGATGCGCGTGGACGTCGACTGCAGCTCGAATAGCGACGCGGAGCTGGTACTCAGCGATACCGCGGGAGTTCCGGCGCTCCGACTGAGCTGGCACGCGTCCGGCGAGGTCTTAAGTATCACACGTGCGCCTCAAGCTGGATCCTGCGCCGCGGCTGACGTGTGGGATCAGGCAGGCTCGGCTGAGAGGGAAGAAGGCAACCGGCCATCCACCGAGGCGCATGCCCAACGCGACAGGCTAGAACGCGGAGATACGCGTCGTATCGCGTCTTTTCCGGGCAGGCTGAGCATGCTTATCGACGGCCCGGCCATCGAAATCTTCGCCGGAAACGGGCAGGTGGCAGCCTCGGTGGTCGCATGGCCGAGCCCGGGAGCCGAGTGGGTTCGGCCGCGGGCCACGTATTTGTAG
- a CDS encoding ABC transporter ATP-binding protein: MRGIVKRFNQGQEAEITVLHGCDLQVYPGEFVSVVGSSGSGKSTLMNIIGLLDRPTEGTYTLGGVDVLDADDDKLAGFRSQQIGFVFQSFNLIGRLDAQQNVEMPMMYAGVPPKQRHERARELLAAVDMLERAEHLPSELSGGQKQRVAIARALANDPALLLADEPTGALDSVTGRTVMDLFHRLHKDLHMTIVFITHNPELAAETDRVLTMSDGVIE; encoded by the coding sequence ATGCGCGGCATCGTCAAGCGCTTTAACCAGGGGCAAGAGGCCGAGATAACGGTCCTGCACGGCTGTGATCTCCAGGTGTACCCCGGGGAGTTCGTGTCGGTTGTGGGCAGTTCCGGATCGGGCAAGTCCACCCTGATGAACATCATCGGCTTGCTCGACAGGCCCACCGAGGGCACTTACACGCTGGGCGGAGTGGACGTTCTCGACGCCGACGACGACAAGCTCGCCGGGTTCCGCAGCCAGCAGATCGGCTTTGTCTTCCAGAGCTTTAACCTCATCGGCAGGCTCGACGCGCAGCAGAACGTCGAGATGCCGATGATGTACGCCGGTGTGCCCCCGAAGCAGCGGCACGAGCGCGCCCGTGAGCTGCTTGCGGCAGTCGACATGTTGGAGCGTGCCGAGCACTTGCCCAGCGAGCTCTCCGGCGGGCAGAAGCAGCGCGTGGCCATTGCCCGCGCGCTGGCCAACGACCCGGCGTTGCTGCTTGCCGACGAGCCCACTGGCGCTCTCGACTCCGTGACGGGGCGCACCGTGATGGACTTGTTCCACCGGCTGCACAAGGACCTCCACATGACCATCGTTTTTATTACTCACAACCCGGAGCTGGCCGCTGAGACAGACCGGGTGCTCACGATGTCCGATGGGGTGATCGAGTGA
- a CDS encoding YkvI family membrane protein: MKKVLIIALAYFGVTVGAGFASGQEMLQYYVSYGWWGIAGAGVVLVLMPVTAMVILQYGSYFRAQSHGLVFRSITSAVMARFLDYSLSISQFCIGFVMLAGAGANLNQQFGLPLWVGSTLMVVLVLAAGMANVDKVTNLIGGITPFMVLILLAAAIYGVANPPADIAAAGATAEAVVESPLPNWWLSTLNYLGVSMFSGIAMAILIGGDNWNPRTAGRGGFVGGLMFGGILVLMGFALIFQIDSVADADLPTLALVNEMSPALGLVASVATYLMIFSTSLGVFYSLGKRISVATPGRYRLIFIVVTLVGYALSFFDFTLLVANVFPVLGWLGVILVIVLLVSWLSKGRRKITAESRRRDKIRALILRRIDPKGKFTREDRVDFAEAQRDSSVKKNQANAMRDEITQEVVDELDSAPDSGFEAEDFNAEKFWAGEKRRPLMKGEVRVVSESAPRGWDESPQDSEANDESAGSQAVSGPDKD, translated from the coding sequence GTGAAGAAAGTTCTCATTATTGCACTTGCTTATTTTGGGGTGACTGTCGGCGCCGGATTCGCTTCCGGGCAGGAGATGCTCCAGTATTACGTGTCTTACGGCTGGTGGGGGATCGCCGGCGCTGGGGTGGTGCTGGTGCTCATGCCGGTGACCGCGATGGTGATCCTGCAGTACGGCAGCTACTTCCGGGCTCAGTCGCACGGCCTGGTCTTCCGCTCTATTACCTCGGCAGTGATGGCGAGGTTCCTGGACTACTCGCTGTCCATTTCCCAGTTCTGTATCGGGTTCGTCATGCTCGCCGGCGCCGGGGCAAACCTCAACCAGCAGTTCGGGCTGCCGTTGTGGGTCGGCTCGACCCTCATGGTGGTGCTGGTGTTGGCCGCGGGCATGGCCAACGTGGACAAGGTGACTAACCTGATCGGCGGGATCACGCCGTTTATGGTGCTCATCCTGCTCGCCGCCGCGATCTATGGCGTGGCCAACCCGCCGGCCGACATCGCGGCCGCCGGGGCGACCGCAGAGGCCGTGGTGGAGTCGCCGCTGCCCAACTGGTGGTTGTCTACGTTGAACTACCTCGGGGTGTCCATGTTCTCCGGCATCGCGATGGCGATCCTCATCGGCGGGGATAACTGGAACCCGCGCACGGCCGGGCGCGGCGGCTTTGTCGGCGGCCTGATGTTCGGCGGGATTCTGGTGCTGATGGGCTTCGCGCTGATCTTCCAGATCGATAGCGTCGCCGATGCGGACCTGCCCACGCTGGCGCTAGTCAACGAGATGAGCCCGGCGCTGGGGCTGGTCGCCTCCGTGGCCACCTACCTGATGATCTTCAGTACCTCGCTCGGTGTGTTCTACTCACTGGGCAAGCGCATCTCCGTGGCCACTCCCGGGCGCTACCGCCTGATCTTCATCGTGGTGACCCTGGTCGGTTACGCCCTAAGCTTCTTCGACTTCACCCTGCTCGTCGCTAACGTCTTCCCGGTTCTGGGCTGGCTGGGCGTCATCTTGGTCATCGTCCTGCTGGTCAGCTGGCTGTCCAAGGGGCGGCGCAAGATCACCGCGGAGTCGCGGCGTCGGGACAAGATCCGGGCGCTGATCCTGCGGCGGATCGATCCCAAGGGCAAGTTCACCCGCGAGGACAGGGTGGACTTCGCCGAGGCGCAGCGCGATTCCAGCGTGAAGAAGAACCAGGCGAACGCGATGCGCGATGAGATTACCCAAGAAGTCGTCGACGAGCTCGATAGCGCCCCCGATTCCGGGTTCGAGGCCGAAGACTTCAATGCCGAGAAGTTCTGGGCGGGGGAGAAGCGCCGCCCGCTGATGAAGGGCGAGGTGCGCGTGGTCTCGGAATCCGCGCCTCGAGGTTGGGACGAGTCCCCGCAAGATTCCGAGGCGAACGACGAATCCGCGGGCAGCCAGGCGGTGTCTGGCCCCGATAAGGACTAA
- a CDS encoding ABC transporter permease, producing the protein MSIGESIKLALTSLRTNKMRSMLTLLGVIIGIAAVIAILTLGKSLQVQTNSSLDDFGVNDVTVQVQPRPVDREAEETGASVSVGPADESDGPEGASAETITSGPVDPDSMITPEMVDDLRSRFGDRIEGVAISQSAPGTAQLERGFNHAKSEVRLVNQDVMGLEKLQPAAGRLITREDIDGQRPVAVLAQDMVDKLFAGDAQAALGQELDMTINDQFLTLSVVGVYESTASDGLLTAQSDSDLFLPITLSSQLVDPGLPQAAHITTDGSVPAMRVRAKEGVDGERLGQDVQAWLDARYADNTRFRGKVLDLKKEVESLNDLMATMSMALSAIGGISLLVGGIGVMNIMLITVTERTREIGVRKALGARRRDIRVQFIVEAMIVCLIGGLLGVLIGGVAGMAGASALGTLVFPPLSGVLVSLLFAMAVGLFFGYYPAGKAAKLDPIEALRYE; encoded by the coding sequence GTGAGCATCGGCGAATCGATCAAACTCGCGCTGACCAGCCTGCGCACCAACAAGATGCGCTCGATGCTCACGCTGCTCGGCGTGATCATCGGTATCGCGGCGGTCATCGCGATCCTCACCCTGGGCAAGTCGCTGCAGGTGCAGACGAACAGTTCGTTGGATGACTTCGGCGTCAACGACGTCACGGTGCAGGTGCAGCCGCGCCCAGTGGACAGGGAGGCGGAGGAGACCGGCGCGTCGGTCTCGGTCGGCCCGGCCGACGAGTCGGATGGCCCGGAGGGCGCCAGCGCGGAGACTATCACCTCCGGTCCGGTTGACCCGGACTCCATGATCACCCCAGAAATGGTCGACGATCTGCGATCCCGCTTCGGCGACCGCATTGAAGGCGTGGCTATCTCGCAGTCGGCGCCCGGGACCGCCCAGCTGGAGCGCGGGTTTAACCACGCGAAGTCGGAGGTGCGCCTGGTCAACCAGGACGTGATGGGCTTGGAGAAGCTCCAGCCCGCGGCCGGCCGGTTGATCACCCGCGAGGATATCGACGGCCAGCGACCCGTCGCGGTGCTGGCGCAGGACATGGTGGACAAGCTCTTCGCCGGTGACGCCCAGGCGGCGCTTGGCCAGGAGCTCGATATGACGATCAATGACCAGTTTCTGACGCTCTCGGTGGTCGGGGTCTATGAGTCCACGGCCTCGGATGGGTTGCTGACGGCCCAGTCTGATAGCGACCTTTTCCTGCCGATCACGCTGAGCTCGCAGCTCGTCGATCCCGGTTTGCCGCAGGCCGCGCACATCACCACCGACGGCTCGGTGCCGGCGATGCGGGTGCGCGCCAAGGAAGGCGTCGATGGCGAGCGCCTGGGCCAAGACGTGCAAGCCTGGCTCGACGCGCGCTACGCGGATAACACGCGGTTCAGGGGCAAAGTCCTGGACCTGAAAAAGGAGGTGGAAAGCCTTAATGACTTGATGGCGACGATGAGCATGGCGCTTTCGGCCATCGGCGGGATCTCGCTGCTCGTCGGCGGCATCGGCGTGATGAACATCATGCTGATCACCGTCACCGAGCGCACCCGAGAGATCGGTGTGCGCAAGGCCCTGGGCGCCCGACGCCGCGATATCCGCGTGCAGTTCATCGTGGAGGCCATGATCGTCTGCCTGATCGGCGGGCTGCTCGGGGTGCTCATCGGCGGCGTGGCCGGCATGGCGGGAGCCTCGGCGCTGGGTACCCTCGTGTTCCCGCCGCTGTCCGGCGTCCTGGTCTCCCTGCTGTTCGCCATGGCCGTCGGGCTCTTTTTCGGCTACTATCCGGCCGGCAAGGCGGCCAAGCTCGATCCCATCGAGGCTCTGCGGTACGAGTAG
- a CDS encoding carbohydrate kinase family protein, with the protein MITVYGEGLIDLVPQYSSPMAPLVPALGGGPFNVAIVVARQNRPVAFQSRLSQDPFGQELAGRLSAEGVDITGLQRGPEPSTLAVTSLQADGSATYTFYNQSTADRFVHPTAAPTDIACFGTCSLAWEPGASRYGEVLRAHAAAGRLVALDPNIRPAFATPEHRDRLVGLMESTHLVKLSREEVDFFGGLDRLTACGPQAIVITDGAAGITAVIGTAEVTVPAVRTEVADTIGAGDTVMGTLLAELDRRDVHVDDLASLGSVAWEEILARAARAAAITCSRTGAQPPTAAELDAAG; encoded by the coding sequence ATGATCACTGTATATGGCGAGGGGCTCATCGATCTCGTTCCCCAGTACTCCTCCCCCATGGCCCCACTCGTTCCGGCGCTCGGCGGCGGGCCCTTCAACGTGGCCATCGTCGTCGCCCGACAGAACCGCCCGGTGGCCTTCCAATCCCGGCTATCCCAAGACCCGTTTGGCCAGGAACTTGCCGGGCGGCTCAGCGCAGAAGGAGTGGACATCACCGGCCTTCAGCGTGGACCAGAGCCCAGCACGTTGGCCGTTACCTCCCTGCAGGCCGACGGGTCGGCGACGTACACGTTCTACAACCAATCCACCGCCGACCGCTTCGTCCACCCCACCGCCGCGCCCACCGATATCGCGTGCTTTGGCACCTGCTCACTGGCCTGGGAGCCCGGCGCCTCCCGCTACGGTGAGGTGCTGCGGGCGCACGCCGCGGCTGGGCGGCTGGTAGCACTCGATCCGAACATCCGGCCGGCCTTCGCCACCCCCGAACACCGCGATCGACTAGTCGGGCTTATGGAGAGCACTCACCTGGTCAAGCTGTCTCGCGAGGAGGTCGACTTTTTCGGCGGGCTCGACCGGCTCACCGCGTGCGGGCCGCAAGCGATCGTTATTACCGACGGCGCGGCCGGCATCACGGCCGTCATCGGCACCGCAGAGGTGACGGTGCCTGCGGTGCGCACCGAGGTCGCGGACACGATCGGCGCCGGCGACACCGTGATGGGCACGCTGCTCGCCGAGCTTGACCGGCGCGATGTGCACGTTGACGATCTCGCATCGCTTGGGTCAGTGGCGTGGGAGGAGATCCTCGCCCGCGCCGCCCGGGCGGCCGCGATCACCTGTTCGCGCACGGGCGCCCAGCCGCCGACCGCGGCCGAGCTAGACGCCGCCGGCTAG